In Leishmania mexicana MHOM/GT/2001/U1103 complete genome, chromosome 24, a genomic segment contains:
- a CDS encoding cyclin 10, with translation MQICLAGCNSSLHTSPNSGSAAGGGFCGARGQEEAAASAPVNSSSANGPCAGATMLSPSTTPTLPPLPSTMEEPVDLFPLTPSVSMPQRHSKRSGRLLNESEMMQEKHGQEYRFLVPWLAYAIDCTIAAHEVLRQKHGIPAHVSSPASPSTDALNGATDAERSPRGSTNGSPTCASTTGSGSGKAALPSPQAELNAFSTREVPAISVHDYLKRIVKYTYVSPSVLVCGCLYLDRLLCMYPCMLLHPYNVFKLFLTSTRMASKIMDTRTLNNHDFSVVGGVTNDDLNTLEFLMVELLQNRLYFSRDTFDEYCRPLRLQAAHLSEEASDWGTETAMETPVETRSDVQHQPTRPFLARCCGSNTRSRRSSILSQNEYSISIASQSGVSPLRSASRPAFPPSASTARSISVDTESIGPARAPASRGGSASTSARRHPLGTSYSPALPHVPHAAANGGSSPALGAMGGLSGRGASGEDMLRVAAHTNSIYQSSNGVWTGQTPPDSATVLVAVEERGDERARSISLSAPRCGAAASWDATGRPSRLVAASTSTVVGLCTAALNGGRAGYENSPNVCAASTYNGTAASSCRGITASAEDFGAGSMVISYSDRTPTRRAFSHASREGIALPPVVRSGRSDRSASMIGVAAQGQRLPPPPDQPHV, from the coding sequence ATGCAGATTTGCTTAGCGGGGTGCAACAGCAGTCTCCATACCTCCCCCAACAGTGGCTCGGCTGCCGGGGGCGGCTTCTGTGGCGCTCGTGGCCAAGAAGAGGCTGCAGCCAGCGCCCCCGTGAACAGCAGTAGCGCGAATGGCCCGTGCGCGGGCGCAACAATGCTGAGTCCGTCCACCACACCAACCCTGCCGCCCTTGCCGTCCACGATGGAGGAGCCGGTCGACCTCTTTCCACTTACGCCGTCCGTGTCAATGCCGCAGCGACACAGCAAGCGCTCGGGCCGCTTGCTGAACGAGTCCGAGATGATGCAAGAGAAGCATGGGCAGGAATACCGGTTTCTTGTTCCGTGGCTGGCGTACGCAATCGACTGCACCATCGCGGCGCatgaggtgctgcggcagaagCACGGGATACCCGCCCACGTGTCATCACCAGCCTCGCCTTCAACAGACGCGCTGAACGGCGCAACTGACGCAGAGCGCTCGCCACGAGGGAGCACCAACGGTAGCCCCACGTGTGCGAGCACGacaggcagcggcagcggtaaGGCGGCTTTGCCGAGCCCGCAGGCGGAACTAAATGCCTTCTCCACCCGCGAGGTTCCGGCCATCTCCGTTCACGACTACCTCAAGCGCATCGTCAAGTACACCTACGTCTCTCCGtcggtgctggtgtgcgGGTGCCTCTACTTGGACCGGCTACTCTGCATGTACCCATGCATGCTCCTGCACCCGTACAACGTGTTCAAGCTCTTCCTCACGTCGACCAGAATGGCAAGCAAGATCATGGACACGCGAACACTGAACAACCATGACTTTTctgtcgtcggcggcgtcaCGAACGACGACCTCAACACGCTGGAGTTTCTCATGGTGGAGCTGTTGCAGAACCGCCTCTACTTCTCACGCGACACCTTCGATGAGTACTGTCGCCCGCTCCGCCTACAGGCGGCCCACTTGAGTGAAGAGGCGAGCGACTGGGGCACCGAGACAGCCATGGAGACGCCGGTCGAGACCCGCTCCGATGTACAGCATCAGCCGACGCGGCCATTCCttgcacgctgctgcggcagcaacaCCCGTAGCCGTCGATCTAGCATCCTTTCGCAGAACGAGTACAGCATATCGATAGCCTCGCAGAGCGGCGTGTCACCTCTGCGGTCGGCGTCGCGTCCAGCCTTTCCGCCAAGcgcgtcgacggcgcgctCTATATCGGTAGACACAGAGTCTATAGGTCCGGCCCGCGCACCTGCGTCACGCGGCGGGTCAGCGTCCACCTCCGCTCGGCGTCACCCCCTCGGTACGTCGTACTCACCAGCCTTGCCACACGTGccgcacgctgcagcgaaCGGTGGCTCGTCCCCTGCGCTTGGTGCCATGGGAGGCCTATCCGggcgcggcgccagcggcgaagACATGCTTCGTGTAGCGGCACACACCAACAGCATCTACCAAAGCAGTAACGGGGTGTGGACGGGCCAGACCCCGCCGGactcggcgacggtgctaGTAGCGGTGGAGGAACGTGGCGATGAGCGAGCGCGCAGCATTTCACTCTCCGCCCCTCGCTGTggagccgccgcctcgtggGATGCCACTGGCCGCCCAAGCCGCTTGGTGGCGGCGAGCACCAGCACAGTGGTGGGCCTTTGCACAGCGGCGCTCAACGGTGGCCGCGCTGGCTATGAAAACTCCCCCAACGTCTGCGCCGCTTCAACCTACAACGGGACAGCCGCCAGCAGTTGTCGGGGCATAACCGCCAGCGCTGAAGATTTCGGGGCTGGCTCGATGGTGATAAGCTACAGTGATCGAACACCTACTCGACGAGCCTTTTCCCACGCATCACGTGAAGGGATAGCCCTGCCGCCAGTGGTGCGTAGCGGACGCAGCGATCGATCTGCGAGCATGAtaggtgtcgctgcgcaaggCCAACGCTTACCTCCACCTCCAGATCAGCCCCATGTGTAG